Proteins encoded together in one Candidatus Binatia bacterium window:
- a CDS encoding peptidylprolyl isomerase: MKYWRLLHVLAFLWRKRYASLIVVPLGAAETGDQVKRAMRIVVQFVVFLVSFSSLLAWAEDTAEGKNESPVVQVGEIKYTGPALAREFSFLPPPQLASLHSDDNAARIFAVKWYAGLLFATDASRNGLYRRRPGLQAASKAVARRFVSLEYQKDLETREYATSEEELQQLYALAKEKLCTAPAAFRLARVGVVIGAKAGDAERAAALGRMDQIAQRLAAGDPLGEVAEELSDLKSKLPNGEIGWMTEADLGGAAGVQEITALKAGEQTGLVDTPQGKVVYAMLDRRESAVVSFEQCRPALEASLARQFAGDIKHRRVDELAEELDASMNIDAFIAALRAVPVPQGWEQTWGRNPEP, from the coding sequence ATGAAATATTGGCGTTTGCTGCATGTTCTGGCGTTCCTGTGGAGGAAACGGTATGCGAGCCTCATCGTCGTGCCGCTTGGCGCGGCGGAAACGGGGGATCAGGTGAAGCGCGCAATGAGAATCGTCGTTCAATTTGTCGTTTTCTTAGTTTCGTTCTCAAGCCTCCTGGCGTGGGCAGAGGACACAGCGGAAGGTAAGAACGAGTCCCCGGTCGTTCAGGTTGGAGAGATCAAATACACTGGGCCGGCGCTCGCTCGCGAATTTTCCTTCCTGCCGCCCCCCCAACTTGCTTCGCTCCATTCCGACGACAACGCCGCGCGGATCTTTGCCGTGAAGTGGTACGCCGGCCTGCTCTTCGCGACCGATGCGTCCCGCAACGGGCTCTACCGGCGTCGGCCCGGTTTGCAGGCCGCCTCGAAAGCAGTTGCGCGCCGATTCGTCAGCCTCGAGTACCAAAAAGACCTCGAAACGCGGGAGTACGCGACCAGCGAAGAGGAACTCCAGCAGCTTTACGCGCTCGCCAAGGAAAAACTCTGCACGGCGCCTGCGGCATTCCGTCTCGCTCGTGTGGGTGTCGTGATCGGCGCGAAGGCGGGCGACGCCGAGCGCGCCGCCGCACTCGGACGCATGGATCAGATCGCGCAACGGTTGGCGGCGGGGGACCCACTGGGCGAGGTCGCGGAGGAGCTGTCCGACCTGAAGAGCAAGTTGCCCAACGGTGAGATCGGTTGGATGACAGAGGCCGATCTCGGAGGCGCCGCCGGGGTACAGGAGATCACGGCGCTGAAAGCGGGAGAGCAAACGGGTCTGGTCGATACGCCGCAGGGGAAGGTGGTGTACGCAATGCTCGACCGTCGTGAGTCGGCGGTCGTATCGTTCGAGCAATGTCGTCCCGCGCTCGAAGCCTCTCTTGCCAGGCAGTTCGCGGGGGACATCAAGCACCGCCGTGTCGACGAACTTGCCGAGGAGTTGGACGCATCGATGAACATCGACGCCTTCATCGCCGCGTTGCGGGCCGTTCCGGTCCCGCAAGGGTGGGAGCAGACCTGGGGCAGGAATCCAGAGCCCTGA
- a CDS encoding ABC transporter ATP-binding protein, which produces MRDVSFSLDQGASLGVVGSNGAGKSSLLRLLAGTARPTTGHVEVHARLACLLDLGVGFNALETGRQNAETLLVLQAGMSRTEARARIAEVEAFAEIGEFFDRPIRTYSDGMRLRLAFATITLLDPEVLITDEVLVVGDEAFQRKCSQWFEAFLGRGGSLVLCAHDLGQVQRLCGRTLWLDRGRVAEIGDSREVIRHYREAVGAAVAGGEEGGGDSGTKHAVGQPAGLPFEVVDLRIRDEKGRELRLLPVDATVDVDVEILAPGGVPQLHVGITREDLTPIFGVSSDMGDAVPENLGDGRFRYRIRFDRLPLTAGNYRLRAHALDETATRLYDTVEVDFAVAGDDADAGLVRLATEWHPDEK; this is translated from the coding sequence GTGCGAGACGTCTCCTTCTCTCTCGATCAGGGCGCCTCTCTCGGCGTGGTGGGAAGCAACGGGGCCGGCAAGTCGAGCTTGCTGCGCTTGCTCGCGGGCACCGCGCGGCCGACGACTGGGCACGTCGAGGTCCATGCCAGGCTCGCATGCCTGCTCGACCTCGGCGTTGGCTTCAACGCACTCGAGACGGGTCGCCAGAATGCGGAGACCCTTCTGGTGCTGCAGGCGGGCATGTCGCGAACGGAGGCTCGGGCGCGCATCGCAGAGGTCGAGGCTTTCGCCGAGATCGGAGAGTTCTTCGACCGCCCGATCCGGACCTACTCCGACGGCATGCGACTTCGACTGGCGTTCGCAACGATCACCCTGCTCGACCCGGAGGTCCTGATCACCGACGAGGTCCTCGTGGTTGGGGACGAGGCCTTCCAGCGCAAGTGCAGTCAATGGTTCGAGGCCTTCCTCGGTCGGGGCGGGAGTCTCGTGCTGTGCGCGCACGATCTCGGCCAGGTGCAACGTCTCTGTGGGCGGACTCTCTGGCTCGACCGGGGGCGGGTCGCGGAGATCGGAGACTCCCGCGAGGTGATACGTCACTACCGAGAAGCCGTCGGTGCTGCCGTCGCGGGCGGAGAAGAGGGCGGGGGGGACTCGGGTACGAAGCATGCGGTCGGCCAGCCCGCGGGCTTACCCTTCGAGGTTGTCGATCTTCGGATCCGTGACGAGAAAGGACGTGAATTGCGGCTGCTGCCCGTCGATGCGACGGTCGACGTCGACGTCGAGATACTGGCTCCGGGTGGCGTTCCGCAATTGCATGTCGGGATCACCCGAGAAGATCTCACGCCCATCTTCGGCGTGTCGAGCGACATGGGCGACGCCGTCCCCGAAAATCTTGGTGACGGCCGTTTCCGATACAGGATCCGCTTCGACCGGCTCCCGCTCACGGCAGGCAACTACCGGCTTCGCGCGCACGCCCTCGATGAGACCGCCACTCGTTTGTACGACACCGTGGAGGTCGATTTCGCGGTTGCCGGAGACGATGCCGACGCGGGCCTTGTGCGCTTGGCCACAGAGTGGCATCCCGACGAGAAGTGA
- the wecB gene encoding UDP-N-acetylglucosamine 2-epimerase (non-hydrolyzing), whose protein sequence is MRLLAVVGTRPEAIKMAPVVGEARRRGCSVEVCATAQHRHMLDQVLRRFEITPDHDLDLMRPDQTLAGLTARALTALDTVLDEVRPDWLLVQGDTTTAMVASLAAFYRQVPVAHIEAGLRTHDLAHPFPEELNRIIADRVSGAHFVPTEASRENLLREGFSEETLHLTGNTVVDALREIQAKASGSAGAAGFTGCEPGQRRVVVTAHRRESFGEGMRGIARAIARIARKHDDLCIVYPVHPNPNVQSVMRDVLGDVPRVHLIEPLEYPEFVELMSSAHLILSDSGGVQEEAPSLGIPAIVLRKITERPEAVAAGAVQLVGTDEEAIVTAADRLLEDDDAHAKMARAVNPYGDGRASERIVSILRGEPWEPFSADG, encoded by the coding sequence ATGAGGCTTCTTGCGGTCGTCGGCACTCGCCCCGAGGCGATCAAGATGGCGCCGGTCGTCGGTGAGGCACGCCGGCGCGGTTGCTCGGTCGAGGTCTGCGCCACGGCGCAGCATCGCCACATGCTCGACCAGGTCCTGCGTCGCTTCGAGATCACGCCCGACCACGACCTGGACCTGATGCGCCCCGACCAGACCTTGGCGGGGCTCACGGCGCGAGCCCTCACGGCGCTCGACACGGTCCTGGACGAGGTGAGGCCCGACTGGCTCCTCGTCCAAGGGGATACGACGACCGCGATGGTCGCTTCTCTGGCGGCGTTCTACCGACAGGTGCCTGTGGCGCACATCGAGGCGGGGCTTCGCACGCACGACCTGGCCCATCCGTTTCCCGAGGAATTGAATCGGATCATCGCGGACCGCGTGAGTGGCGCGCACTTCGTTCCGACCGAAGCTTCGCGCGAGAACCTGCTCCGCGAAGGCTTCAGTGAAGAGACACTCCATCTCACGGGCAACACCGTCGTGGATGCGTTGCGCGAGATTCAGGCGAAGGCGAGCGGCAGTGCGGGCGCCGCCGGGTTCACCGGTTGCGAACCGGGGCAGCGGCGCGTCGTCGTCACGGCGCACCGGCGCGAGAGCTTCGGCGAAGGCATGCGCGGGATCGCGCGCGCGATCGCTCGTATCGCGCGCAAGCACGACGACCTGTGCATCGTGTACCCCGTGCACCCGAATCCGAACGTCCAGAGCGTCATGCGGGACGTGCTCGGCGACGTTCCTCGGGTCCACCTGATCGAACCGCTCGAGTATCCGGAGTTCGTCGAGTTGATGTCGAGCGCCCATCTCATCCTGAGCGATTCGGGCGGCGTGCAGGAAGAGGCACCGTCGCTCGGTATTCCCGCGATCGTCTTGCGCAAGATCACCGAACGTCCGGAAGCCGTCGCGGCGGGCGCCGTGCAGTTGGTGGGCACCGACGAAGAGGCGATCGTCACGGCGGCCGATCGGCTCCTCGAGGATGACGACGCGCACGCGAAGATGGCGCGCGCGGTGAACCCGTACGGAGACGGCCGTGCCTCGGAGCGGATCGTGTCGATCCTGCGCGGCGAGCCGTGGGAACCGTTCTCCGCGGACGGATGA
- a CDS encoding glycosyltransferase — protein sequence MRIAVAVHGYPPAGCGGVERVASEQAEALAARRHSLFVFCRDPIGDGEEGATRDETVGGVSVRRVVVRDGARSSFSEYYEGDFLDRSFRRFLEDVRPDVLHVQHLVSLSTRLLDVAREAGIPVVLSLHDAYFLCHRLFLIDAQGERCPGPDAGLRCVGCLAEHGVGDLVRQRFDAMARRLDRVEKITAPSPSLRARYEEEFPFLRGRIEIVEPGISQRPPVEPRERRDDGTPLRLLFAGTLMPHKGLDVLIDAFDRLSEADFELTVHGEDVTVGDTWAQKLRDRTANRAVHWRGAFPPSELAGVLGRADVLVLPSRCDESWSRVVREARVAGLAVVAPKTGGPADWLRDGEDALLVEPGSVAALVSALARLRADPELRAALSSPVTGVPTVAEAATILEGAFAQVISSRGRTAPLAPTRVTVAYVTKNGGSCIEESLRAVRAQKGPFELVEILAVDSGSTDETLGVLSRHGAHVVQISPDEFGHGRTRNLAAREAKGDVVAFLTQDAAPADEHWLGRLIGPLEEDPLCAATWSRHVPRPECHPMEWRMLTEHPPFRPGVSAIQSARGNPDYAANPDGQCSLSNNGAAYRREDLLHRPFPDVSFAEDRAWARDALEAGWRTVLVRDSILRHSHSYSAWVNLRRNFDHWRAMAEELGQADGFTLMQGWRASAREARNDLRFWSDHTGRSAAAVALRWGVPATLYHLGAFTGRWLGSHTKWLPPGVPDRLSMHRMPDSTGSKS from the coding sequence GTGCGGATCGCGGTCGCGGTGCACGGCTACCCGCCCGCAGGTTGCGGCGGCGTCGAACGTGTAGCCTCCGAGCAAGCCGAGGCGCTCGCGGCACGTCGCCATTCGCTCTTCGTGTTCTGTCGGGATCCGATCGGCGACGGGGAAGAGGGCGCGACCCGGGACGAGACGGTCGGCGGTGTGAGCGTGCGCCGCGTCGTCGTGCGGGACGGGGCGCGGAGCTCATTCTCCGAGTACTATGAAGGCGACTTCCTCGACCGCTCGTTTCGCCGTTTCCTCGAGGACGTCCGTCCCGACGTCTTGCATGTTCAGCACCTCGTCTCGCTCTCGACGCGGCTGCTCGATGTGGCCCGCGAGGCTGGGATCCCGGTCGTTCTCTCTCTGCATGACGCGTACTTTCTCTGTCACCGCCTCTTCTTGATCGACGCGCAGGGCGAACGTTGTCCTGGCCCGGACGCCGGCCTCCGCTGTGTCGGCTGTCTCGCGGAGCACGGTGTGGGCGATCTGGTGCGACAGCGGTTCGATGCCATGGCGAGACGGCTCGATCGCGTGGAGAAAATCACGGCGCCGTCGCCCTCGCTTCGCGCTCGGTACGAAGAGGAGTTTCCGTTCCTTCGCGGCCGGATCGAGATCGTCGAGCCGGGTATTTCCCAGAGGCCGCCCGTCGAGCCGCGCGAACGGCGTGACGACGGGACACCGCTTCGATTGCTCTTCGCGGGCACGTTGATGCCGCACAAGGGACTCGACGTATTGATCGACGCGTTCGACCGTCTGTCGGAAGCCGACTTCGAGCTCACGGTGCACGGCGAGGACGTGACCGTGGGGGACACGTGGGCGCAAAAGCTTCGAGACCGGACCGCCAATCGGGCGGTGCATTGGCGCGGGGCGTTCCCACCCTCGGAGCTGGCAGGCGTGTTGGGCCGAGCCGACGTCCTGGTGCTCCCTTCGCGGTGCGACGAATCGTGGTCGCGCGTCGTTCGAGAGGCGCGCGTGGCAGGGCTTGCGGTCGTGGCGCCGAAGACCGGTGGTCCGGCAGACTGGTTGCGCGACGGCGAGGACGCACTGCTCGTCGAACCGGGCTCCGTCGCGGCACTCGTGTCGGCGCTCGCGCGCTTGCGAGCGGATCCCGAGCTGCGGGCGGCCTTGTCGTCGCCTGTGACGGGTGTGCCCACTGTGGCGGAGGCCGCCACGATCCTCGAGGGCGCGTTCGCGCAGGTGATCTCGAGCCGAGGGCGAACGGCGCCACTCGCGCCGACTCGGGTGACGGTCGCGTACGTCACGAAAAACGGCGGGTCGTGCATCGAGGAGTCCCTCCGTGCCGTTCGTGCGCAGAAGGGCCCCTTTGAACTGGTTGAAATCCTGGCTGTGGATTCCGGCTCGACCGACGAGACCCTGGGCGTCCTCTCGAGGCACGGCGCACATGTCGTGCAGATCTCTCCTGATGAGTTTGGCCACGGGCGTACGAGGAACCTGGCTGCACGTGAGGCGAAGGGAGACGTGGTCGCGTTCCTCACGCAGGATGCAGCTCCTGCCGACGAGCACTGGCTCGGCCGGCTCATCGGGCCGCTCGAGGAAGATCCCCTGTGTGCCGCGACGTGGAGTCGCCATGTCCCGCGGCCCGAGTGTCATCCGATGGAATGGCGAATGTTGACCGAGCATCCGCCGTTTCGTCCGGGCGTTTCCGCGATTCAATCGGCGCGTGGCAATCCGGACTACGCGGCAAACCCGGACGGCCAGTGCTCGCTGTCCAACAACGGAGCGGCGTACCGTCGAGAGGATCTACTCCATCGACCGTTTCCCGACGTGTCGTTCGCCGAGGATCGAGCCTGGGCACGCGACGCCCTGGAGGCGGGTTGGCGCACGGTCTTGGTGCGGGACTCGATCCTCCGGCACTCGCATTCGTACTCCGCCTGGGTCAATCTGAGGCGGAACTTCGACCACTGGCGTGCGATGGCAGAAGAACTCGGGCAGGCCGATGGATTCACCTTGATGCAGGGCTGGCGTGCTTCTGCTCGAGAAGCTCGCAACGATCTGCGTTTCTGGTCCGACCACACCGGCCGCTCCGCGGCGGCGGTGGCATTGCGTTGGGGGGTGCCGGCGACGCTCTACCATCTCGGCGCCTTCACCGGCCGCTGGTTGGGATCGCATACAAAATGGCTCCCGCCCGG
- a CDS encoding glycosyltransferase: protein MSRIAIVGPVHPLRGGIAQHTTGILREARSRNHDVRVLSYRRQYPDILFPGRTQLDPGAAPPETSHGVSSPIDSLAPWTWYRAAAEAAAFEPDLVLLQRWHPFFAPPLAVIARRLRGRARVAWMVHNARPHEDGVPWGPLLRFGLHDGDLCLVHAEAEAEALRALGVRAGVRRVPMPTPSEVSRVDASEARARLGFSQGEIVFLFFGHVRRYKGVEVLLEALARLPADGPPWRAVLAGEWYVDRGPSDALISKAGLGDRVRIDDRFVAAAEVDEYFGAATIAVLPYVSGTQSAVVPLAYAYGRPVVTTRVGGLAEAVVEGETGRLVAPGDVDALAAALEDVRNGQCFSAEAIGRAHGAASFSGLVDELEAIVHAPVFP from the coding sequence ATGAGTCGCATCGCGATCGTCGGCCCGGTTCACCCGCTTCGCGGAGGGATCGCGCAACACACGACGGGGATCCTCCGGGAGGCGCGCTCGCGCAATCACGATGTGCGCGTGCTGTCCTACCGACGACAGTATCCGGACATACTCTTTCCGGGTCGCACGCAGCTCGATCCCGGCGCCGCTCCGCCGGAAACGTCGCACGGCGTGTCGTCGCCGATCGACTCGTTGGCGCCGTGGACCTGGTATCGCGCCGCTGCAGAGGCCGCCGCGTTCGAGCCGGACCTCGTCCTGCTGCAACGTTGGCACCCGTTCTTCGCGCCGCCCCTTGCGGTGATCGCTCGTCGGCTCCGCGGCCGGGCGCGGGTCGCGTGGATGGTGCACAACGCCCGGCCCCACGAAGATGGTGTGCCCTGGGGGCCGCTGCTTCGGTTCGGGCTACACGACGGTGATCTCTGCCTCGTGCACGCCGAGGCAGAGGCAGAGGCGCTCCGGGCACTGGGGGTTCGGGCGGGGGTGCGGCGTGTCCCGATGCCGACGCCGAGCGAGGTTTCGCGCGTCGATGCCTCCGAGGCGCGCGCGCGGTTGGGATTCTCGCAAGGTGAGATCGTGTTCCTCTTTTTCGGCCACGTTCGGCGGTACAAGGGCGTCGAGGTTCTGTTGGAGGCGCTGGCGCGGCTTCCCGCGGACGGGCCGCCGTGGCGCGCGGTCCTCGCCGGGGAGTGGTACGTCGATCGCGGGCCGAGCGACGCGCTGATCTCCAAGGCCGGTCTCGGAGATCGCGTGCGGATCGACGATCGATTCGTTGCGGCCGCCGAGGTCGACGAGTACTTCGGCGCGGCCACGATCGCGGTCCTGCCCTATGTTTCGGGCACGCAATCGGCAGTTGTCCCGCTCGCGTACGCCTATGGTCGGCCCGTGGTGACCACGCGCGTCGGGGGGCTCGCCGAAGCCGTCGTGGAAGGCGAAACCGGGCGCCTGGTCGCGCCGGGCGACGTGGACGCCCTGGCGGCGGCTCTCGAGGACGTGCGGAACGGGCAGTGCTTCTCGGCCGAGGCCATCGGCCGGGCGCACGGCGCCGCTTCGTTCTCCGGGCTCGTCGATGAGCTCGAGGCGATTGTGCACGCGCCTGTTTTTCCATAG